From a region of the Synechococcus sp. UW69 genome:
- a CDS encoding carbohydrate ABC transporter permease codes for MRNSLSAWAFLLPAVILISLSVLLPALMALVMSFTATGLDVSEPLRFVGLANLQRLVSDPMARQVLVTTFLYLIGVVPPIVLGALALAVLVNQGLPGRSLLRGAFYTPVLVSIVVAAIAFRWLYAENGLINGWLSVLLGDAFSPIGFLTTPQLALPAVMLVTLWKGLGYYMVIFLAGLQGIPKELYEAAELDGSEGWRKHLDITLPLMGPYVTLVAVVSSIAATKVFEEVFLMTQGGPADATRTIVYYVYDQAFAELEISYACTLGLALFLVVLLFTMIRLAFAGDRPLI; via the coding sequence GTGCGCAACTCCCTTTCGGCCTGGGCATTTCTCCTGCCGGCGGTGATCCTGATCAGCCTGTCGGTGCTGCTGCCGGCGTTGATGGCTCTGGTGATGAGTTTCACCGCCACGGGGCTGGACGTCAGTGAACCGCTGCGATTCGTGGGCCTGGCCAATCTTCAGCGGTTGGTGTCGGATCCCATGGCGCGTCAGGTGCTGGTCACCACATTTCTGTATCTGATCGGTGTTGTGCCCCCAATCGTTCTGGGGGCATTGGCGCTAGCTGTTCTGGTCAACCAGGGTTTGCCAGGACGTTCCTTGCTGCGGGGTGCCTTTTACACCCCCGTGCTGGTGTCAATCGTGGTTGCTGCGATTGCCTTTCGCTGGCTTTATGCCGAGAACGGTCTGATCAACGGATGGTTGAGCGTGCTGCTCGGAGATGCCTTTAGCCCGATCGGTTTTCTCACAACCCCGCAGCTAGCGCTTCCAGCGGTGATGTTGGTGACCCTCTGGAAGGGTCTCGGCTACTACATGGTCATCTTTCTGGCGGGTCTCCAGGGCATCCCCAAGGAGCTCTACGAGGCAGCTGAGTTGGATGGCAGCGAGGGCTGGAGAAAGCATCTCGACATCACCTTGCCCTTGATGGGCCCCTACGTGACCCTGGTTGCTGTCGTGTCGTCGATTGCTGCCACGAAGGTTTTTGAGGAGGTGTTTCTGATGACCCAGGGAGGTCCGGCCGATGCCACGCGAACCATCGTGTATTACGTCTACGACCAGGCCTTTGCTGAATTGGAGATCAGCTACGCCTGCACCTTGGGCTTGGCCCTGTTCCTAGTGGTCCTTCTATTCACGATGATTCGTCTGGCCTTTGCCGGCGATCGTCCGTTGATTTGA